The genomic stretch CTTCGCggcccctcttcccctcctcaaGGCCAGGTCCTTCCGTCCATGGCCTCTGGAAGCTCCCGTGCCCAGCACCGGCCTGGAGCCCTCCCTTGCCTGTGCTGGCCGTGACTTGGTGCTCCCAGGACAGGAGCCGTATCCCAGCCTGGGGTTGTGCCCAGCCAGCCTCCCCTCCTAACAACACCCTGCAGGCCTCCACAGCCCCTTGTGCAGGGTGGCACCACCCCAGGCCAGGCCAAGCCCAGCCCCACCTATTCCCTGAGCTGGGCCGGCCCCAGGTCCTGGCACCTCTCCCCGCTCAGGGCTCCCTGAAAGTAGAGGGAGGCCCAGTGGTGAAGGGGCAGATGAGTAGTCAGCCAGCCCCCTCAATCTGGAGTGTCAGCCAATCCAGAGGGACCGACCCTCGGGCAGCGTGCTGGCTGCTGCAGATGGCAGGCAGTGAGGGGCAGCTGGCAGAGCGGGCCTCCCTCTCCAAGCTGGGAGGCGCCTTGTCATAAGGTAAGGTGGCTTCTTCCTGTGGCTTTGCCAGGGCCTGCGTCTGTCTTGCTCTCCCTCTGGAGGGTAGACCAGAGGGAAAGGCGTCAGGAACCCCCAGAGCAGGGGCCCAGTGAGGCTAGGCAGGATGGGGTGGGACCTCGATCCCAGGGGGTCCTCACAGCTCACCAtcaaagggggtggggagggagcctGGCGCTAGTCAGGAGGGCAGGtgccaccccaccacccccactgCTCGGACAGGGCTGGCAGGTGGGCAAGGGAGGGAGAGTGACCTGCCTGGTTGGCCACTGGATGAGGGTGGCACTAgagttgggggatggggggacTGAGGGCTAggtggaggatggggtggggtggggcagaggtgAGCCAGGCCTCAGCACCCAGGAGCACAGCTCTCCCTAGCTGGCAGACCCAGTTCCTCCCTTGGGAGCCTGGGGTGCCAGCAATGCCCTTCTAGCACCATCCTTGCTGCCCAGCTTATCTGGGGCTGGGTCTGCCCAGGGGACACAGCCAactgggccctggggccggagAACATTATTGCCATTTCGCAGAAGAGTTTCCGTTCGTCGggggggggcagggctgggagccgcCGGCTGGGCTACAGGTGGTCGGCGTCCACGGAGTGGGTTCAGTTCACCACGGCCGGTTTGAGCAGCACGGAGCCCGGCGGGATGACCACCCAGCCAGGAGTGAGCGCCTCTGGGCTGCTGGCCGCCGAGTTGACGCCTGTGGACAGGTCCAGCACGGTGCCCGGCAGCAGGGGGAGGCCATCAGGACTTGGCCGGGAGCGGCCGCTCTCAGTCCTCTCCAGGGGGGTCTTGCGGCCCTCTGTGCCCAGGGCCCTGGCCGGCACCGCCCCACGCCCCTTCTCCCCCTCAGCCTTGCCGCCAGCGGAGCCAGCAAGGAGGGAGACCACAGGCAGGCCCAGTCCGCCAGCCCCAAAGGGCGAGGGCAGCAGCGGGTTCTTGGCCAGATTGAGGGGCAGGACGGGGCCGGGCAGCCCAGggcccatgccccctgcaccccCACCACTCCCGCCATTGCCACAGGCCAGGGCACTGAGGTCAAGGGGGCCGGGGGCCAGGGGCAGAGGCAGGCCAGGCAGGCCGGGGCCTCCGAAGAGGGCAGCCGGGTTGGGGATGATGATCTGGGCCCCGCTGACGTAGGGGCTGCCATCAGGGGCGGGCAGCGGTGGTTTGGGGGGCGGGCGAAGTTGCAGCAGCTCTTGCTGCTCGTGCGACACGAAGTGGCCGTGGGCCTTGATATGTTTGCGCAGCGAGCTGGGGTCCGTGTAGCGCTTGTGGCAGCCGGGCATCTTGCAGTAGTAGGGCTTGTCCACGTAGTGGGTACGCGTGTGCTTGAAGCGGTCACTGGAGTTGGAGTAGCGCTTGTTGCAGCCCTCGTAGGGGCACACGTAGGGCTTCTCGCCTGTGGGCGGCGCCGGTGCCGGTGTGAGGGGCTCCCGCCACCCAGGCCATCCCAGCCCAgtttcccaccccccaccacccacTCGAGAGTCCCCAGGCCCCTCACCCCAGACCGAGACctccctgagagcaggggctgtgtgatttggggggcGCTGTGCTCAGCACCGGCAGGAGCTCTGACTCCAGTGGAGACGGCAAGTCGTGGCTGCTGAGAAGCCAGCCTGTGGCCTAGCTGTGTGTGCCCTTGGTCTCAGGCCTGTGCTTCAGACTTTGATGACAGCGACCACTTCCACAGGTAATTGCTTAAAGACCCTGCTAGGGCCTGGCTCACAGTGAGCGCTGCGTGGATGCCCTTGGCCCTGACAACACAGTTCCTCCAGATTTACTAAAGGGCTGCTCCCGCTGACCAGGGCTGGCTGGAGCCCCATGAAGCTGTGAGCCTTTGAGATGTGCCTCTAGTGTAAAATATACACCGGAGTCCACAGACTTTGTAGGAAATGAAGAATTTCAGTGTCTCCTTGatgtgtgtggggtttttttgtttgtttgttttttggccacgcagcgcaggcattcaggatcttagtcccctgaccagggatcaaacctgcgccccctgcattggaagcacagtcttaaccactggtccgccagggaagtccctccctgatgttttaatattgaatataatttttttttaattttgaatatattgAGTTCAAGAAAATGTATCATTGTAATTCACCTCACCGTgtatttctttgtacttttttcaTGTGGGCgattaggaaatttaaaattaaggggcttccctggcgatccagtggctaagactccacactcccaatagAGGGGccccgggtttgatctctggtcagggaacgagatcccacatgctacaactaagagttcgtgtgccgcaactaagacccggcgcagccaaataaataaataaatatttttaaaataaataaattaagtgtGTGGCTCTGCTGGCCAGTGCTGGCCCTGTTGTGTGCTGGGGTCCATGAGGAGCGAGCAGACACACTGCAGTCACAGGTGGCATGAGTCGACGATCATACAAACACAATGCCGAGTGTGACACAGGAAGACAAGTCTGTGTCCCGAGAGCGCGTGGCGAGGGTCTGACCCACGGGAGAAGCTTCCCCAGCAAGTGGCACTCAGAAAGGGACCGCCAAACAGTTGGGGTACGCGCCTGTCTCTTGGCTGCGGGGATGGCCCGGCGCCCGTGCTCCAGCCCCGCCCTCACCTGTGTGTGACCGGTTGTGGATCTTCAGGTTCTCCA from Balaenoptera acutorostrata chromosome 15, mBalAcu1.1, whole genome shotgun sequence encodes the following:
- the GLIS2 gene encoding zinc finger protein GLIS2 isoform X1, with amino-acid sequence MHSLDEPLDLKLSITKLRAAREKRERTLSAVRHRALHRELGLVDDSPTPGSPGSPPSGFLLNPKFPEKVEGRFSAAPLVDLSLSPPSGLDSPNGSSSLSPERQGNGDLPAVPTGPDLQPLRYLDSVPSSFQFFLPLGSGGALHLPASSFLTPPKDKCLSPELPLPKQLVCRWAKCNQPFELLQDLVDHVNDYHVKPEKDAGYCCHWEGCARHGRGFNASRYKMLIHIRTHTNEKPHRCPTCSKSFSRLENLKIHNRSHTGEKPYVCPYEGCNKRYSNSSDRFKHTRTHYVDKPYYCKMPGCHKRYTDPSSLRKHIKAHGHFVSHEQQELLQLRPPPKPPLPAPDGSPYVSGAQIIIPNPAALFGGPGLPGLPLPLAPGPLDLSALACGNGGSGGGAGGMGPGLPGPVLPLNLAKNPLLPSPFGAGGLGLPVVSLLAGSAGGKAEGEKGRGAVPARALGTEGRKTPLERTESGRSRPSPDGLPLLPGTVLDLSTGVNSAASSPEALTPGWVVIPPGSVLLKPAVVN
- the GLIS2 gene encoding zinc finger protein GLIS2 isoform X2, translating into MHSLDEPLDLKLSITKLRAAREKRERTLSAVRHRALHRELGLVDDSPTPGSPGSPPSGFLLNPKFPEKVEGRFSAAPLVDLSLSPPSGLDSPNGSSSLSPERQGNGDLPAVPTGPDLQPLRYLDSVPSSFQFFLPLGSGGALHLPASSFLTPPKDKCLSPELPLPKQLVCRWAKCNQPFELLQDLVDHVNDYHVKPEKDAGYCCHWEGCARHGRGFNARYKMLIHIRTHTNEKPHRCPTCSKSFSRLENLKIHNRSHTGEKPYVCPYEGCNKRYSNSSDRFKHTRTHYVDKPYYCKMPGCHKRYTDPSSLRKHIKAHGHFVSHEQQELLQLRPPPKPPLPAPDGSPYVSGAQIIIPNPAALFGGPGLPGLPLPLAPGPLDLSALACGNGGSGGGAGGMGPGLPGPVLPLNLAKNPLLPSPFGAGGLGLPVVSLLAGSAGGKAEGEKGRGAVPARALGTEGRKTPLERTESGRSRPSPDGLPLLPGTVLDLSTGVNSAASSPEALTPGWVVIPPGSVLLKPAVVN